One stretch of Niallia sp. XMNu-256 DNA includes these proteins:
- a CDS encoding general stress protein produces MEKLTNVDIVQVVENGVQAKEFIDRLIIQGFRKDDIYLFAHDRNRSENLTEALDINNVGVNEQGFFDSIANVFRSRGDQLRSKLTSLGLSITEAERYEEEMDHGRCVVVAVK; encoded by the coding sequence ATCGAAAAACTAACAAACGTAGACATTGTACAAGTTGTAGAAAATGGAGTACAGGCAAAAGAGTTCATTGACCGATTAATCATACAAGGTTTTAGAAAAGATGATATCTATTTATTCGCACATGATAGAAACCGTTCCGAAAATCTAACGGAAGCCCTAGACATTAACAATGTAGGTGTTAATGAACAAGGTTTCTTTGATTCAATCGCAAACGTTTTTCGATCCAGGGGAGATCAACTCCGCTCGAAATTAACGTCACTAGGCTTATCAATAACAGAAGCAGAGCGCTACGAAGAAGAAATGGACCACGGACGATGCGTTGTAGTCGCCGTTAAGTGA
- a CDS encoding general stress protein, whose amino-acid sequence MKSHVIGVYETEQQVAKVVENLKEKGYTTEEISVMAKHTDERSEITEEVKPSTTDGAIAGATTGAAIGLAGIIAGLSTVLIPGFGAVLATGPILTTVGGAIVGANAGAGGLKNALIRIGISDEEAERYAKDAQDGKILVILHPKE is encoded by the coding sequence ATGAAGAGTCATGTGATTGGTGTATACGAAACTGAACAACAAGTGGCTAAAGTGGTTGAAAATTTAAAAGAGAAAGGCTATACAACTGAGGAAATTTCAGTTATGGCTAAACATACAGATGAGCGATCTGAAATCACAGAGGAAGTAAAACCCTCCACTACGGATGGGGCGATTGCTGGAGCTACAACCGGAGCAGCAATTGGCTTAGCGGGCATAATCGCAGGGTTATCTACTGTATTGATTCCTGGATTTGGCGCTGTGTTGGCTACAGGTCCTATCCTTACAACCGTTGGAGGGGCAATCGTAGGAGCCAACGCGGGTGCGGGTGGCTTAAAGAATGCACTGATAAGAATTGGAATCTCAGATGAGGAAGCTGAACGCTATGCTAAAGATGCTCAAGATGGTAAAATTCTGGTCATTCTTCATCCAAAAGAGTAA
- a CDS encoding GlsB/YeaQ/YmgE family stress response membrane protein: MEFIWSLIIGGIIGWLAGLILGRDIPGGVIGNIIAGFIGAWLGSAILGSWGPVIGGFAIIPALIGAIVLILIVSFILKKVRRPHNS; this comes from the coding sequence ATGGAATTTATTTGGTCTTTAATTATCGGAGGTATTATCGGCTGGTTAGCTGGACTTATTCTAGGACGTGACATCCCAGGGGGAGTCATCGGAAATATTATTGCAGGGTTTATTGGTGCATGGCTTGGTTCAGCCATATTAGGAAGTTGGGGGCCTGTAATTGGAGGTTTTGCAATCATTCCGGCACTTATCGGTGCAATCGTATTGATATTAATTGTAAGCTTCATCCTTAAAAAGGTTAGACGACCTCATAATTCTTAA
- a CDS encoding FAD-dependent oxidoreductase → MNENHIGEKYEAIIVGGGLAGLTAAALLANQGQKVLVLERGNLGGRAVTMNIKGYKFNFGAHAIYGRDTSTLRILEKELGIDIGWRDFNPQKAKYDLGSTLTDIPANIFGLFRTRVMKNASKVKFTYEILKTLIGTEKGHPRISIKKWMDDKQVTEDVQEMMLTLASSNFFTREPERIPSDVYFNYYQRLFSTNKPVTYVEGGWQALINEFVRVIEENGGEIKTKAKVTRVQTEEDQIVAVETTKETFKGSKFIFCIPPAELRKVFEETRIENILKHYAGYDASYVFVYDIGLKNRIDTPYTYIYDKRNKIFITDISYYDESCVPEGGQLLQAISYLTQEDLGNKEALEEHQEKIEQLYDKHFPGWRKELVVPRLSKRASAQEIKWTMNQQAMPIFLPDYHNLYFAGDWCQAKGQLSELSFSSAYEVSQLVLASSLLSSSQ, encoded by the coding sequence ATGAATGAAAATCATATTGGAGAAAAGTATGAGGCCATTATTGTTGGAGGCGGGTTGGCAGGCCTGACTGCTGCGGCTTTGCTCGCTAACCAAGGCCAAAAGGTGCTTGTCCTTGAGCGGGGAAACTTAGGGGGAAGAGCGGTTACGATGAATATAAAGGGGTATAAATTTAATTTTGGCGCACATGCGATTTATGGGCGTGACACTTCTACTCTAAGAATATTGGAAAAGGAGTTAGGGATTGATATCGGTTGGCGTGATTTTAATCCTCAAAAGGCAAAGTATGACCTTGGTTCAACATTGACGGATATTCCGGCTAATATTTTTGGATTATTCCGAACGAGAGTGATGAAAAATGCCAGCAAGGTTAAATTTACTTATGAAATTTTAAAAACATTAATTGGAACAGAAAAGGGACATCCTCGTATTTCAATTAAAAAATGGATGGACGATAAGCAAGTTACTGAAGATGTTCAGGAAATGATGTTAACTTTGGCTTCGTCTAATTTTTTCACGAGGGAGCCTGAAAGAATACCCTCAGATGTTTATTTTAACTACTATCAGCGATTATTTTCTACAAATAAGCCGGTCACTTATGTAGAAGGGGGATGGCAGGCGTTGATCAACGAATTTGTAAGAGTCATAGAAGAGAATGGAGGAGAAATTAAAACAAAGGCCAAGGTTACCCGTGTTCAAACAGAAGAGGACCAAATTGTAGCGGTAGAGACGACAAAAGAAACTTTCAAAGGGTCTAAGTTTATCTTCTGTATTCCCCCAGCTGAATTACGTAAAGTGTTTGAGGAAACTAGAATTGAAAATATCCTGAAACATTATGCGGGATATGATGCAAGTTACGTGTTTGTGTATGACATTGGACTAAAAAACCGTATCGACACGCCTTATACGTATATATACGATAAAAGGAATAAAATTTTTATCACCGATATTTCCTACTATGACGAGTCCTGTGTTCCAGAGGGGGGACAATTGCTTCAAGCCATTTCCTATTTAACACAGGAGGACTTAGGGAATAAAGAAGCGTTAGAGGAGCATCAGGAGAAAATTGAACAGCTGTATGATAAGCATTTTCCAGGTTGGCGCAAGGAATTGGTGGTGCCTCGACTATCGAAACGAGCGAGCGCTCAAGAAATTAAATGGACCATGAACCAGCAAGCCATGCCCATCTTCCTCCCTGACTACCACAATCTATACTTTGCAGGCGACTGGTGTCAGGCAAAAGGACAATTATCCGAACTCTCCTTTTCAAGTGCGTATGAAGTCAGTCAACTGGTTTTAGCGTCGTCACTTCTGTCGTCGTCACAGTGA
- a CDS encoding CHASE3 domain-containing protein, with product MVMNRMADLQNEIDYVSQREIEVHNLTNYIQKNLLDMESGMRGYVISGDEEYLESYYVGNRSWQDNYNKLYSLLEEDGRQQQHLEKIKPIIVNWVSAGGEFVITQRKENNIEALNEFFERRTGKRMMDEIRTQFDSFIDTEKNTMAKRIEKLNQENRNLNITLIVMIILVTVITISTAIILSNSIVNTIRQVIRNIRSITDSEIDLTTRIKVKSHDETRELADAMNDLLSSLEKQSWIQKNTTDISAMYQEITDTTELSQTFITKLAPLLEAAYGVVYLRKSEGRETHYVRVSGYAITDEPGGTVSFRMGEGLIGQAAFDKRIFLIDDMPEEHFKVTSGLGESSPRHLLIAPIIVDGQVEAVIELAALQPFLSHHLTLLDELQDKFGSAIINVNGRMEVERLLAESQQLTEELQVQSEELQAQAEELQMQQDQLSLTNELLEEQKQFAEQRAYDLKMTKDELEEYSLKLEKSSQYKSDFLANMSHELRTPLNSIIILSQMLMENENNQEMDMEEVREYSRVVFTSGKDLLRLIDDILDLSKVEAGKMEILADEVNVTEIPQLMKNLFDPVAAKKNVSFEVKTDSDIPPVILTDGKRLQQIVKNLLSNAFKFTNEGSVTLQISSAESEKVEELLDLDEEVPVLAISVTDTGIGIPHEKQQIIFEAFRQVDGTTNRQFGGTGLGLSICREFIRLLGGTIELQSEPGKGSTFTVYVPSMTQELEAQAQEEVLALEEAAATTTSEMEKRIESTREEEVESSSVEEVEEVEDGSFDEQLFKGKKVLLVEDDGRNILALVKVLEKKGMKIVIAKNGQQAIDTLQESSDFDMIFMDIMMPVMGGYEAMQIIRNDLQMHSIPIIALTAKAMKGERDKCIEAGASDYITKPLDMDQLFSLMRVWLTEQVNRDE from the coding sequence ATGGTAATGAATAGAATGGCAGATTTGCAGAATGAGATTGATTATGTTTCACAACGTGAAATAGAAGTCCATAATCTTACAAATTATATTCAAAAAAATTTACTTGACATGGAATCTGGGATGAGAGGGTATGTCATCTCGGGTGATGAGGAGTATCTTGAGTCTTATTATGTAGGGAATCGAAGTTGGCAGGATAACTACAACAAACTATACTCGTTGTTGGAGGAGGATGGGAGGCAGCAGCAACATTTAGAAAAAATCAAGCCGATTATTGTGAACTGGGTATCAGCTGGCGGAGAATTTGTTATCACTCAAAGAAAGGAAAATAATATAGAGGCTTTAAATGAGTTTTTCGAGAGGAGAACAGGGAAGAGGATGATGGATGAGATCCGAACCCAATTTGATTCTTTTATTGATACGGAAAAGAATACAATGGCCAAACGGATCGAAAAACTCAATCAAGAAAATAGGAATTTAAATATCACTTTAATTGTAATGATTATTTTGGTAACCGTGATTACGATCTCTACAGCTATTATTCTGTCTAATTCAATTGTTAATACGATTAGACAGGTAATTAGAAACATTAGAAGTATTACAGACTCCGAGATTGATCTTACTACTCGTATCAAAGTGAAATCGCATGACGAGACTCGGGAACTGGCTGACGCGATGAATGATCTTCTTAGCAGTCTTGAGAAGCAAAGTTGGATACAGAAAAATACGACGGATATTTCTGCCATGTATCAGGAAATTACGGATACCACTGAATTGTCGCAAACCTTTATTACGAAGCTTGCTCCTTTGCTTGAGGCTGCATATGGAGTGGTTTATCTGCGAAAAAGTGAAGGACGCGAGACTCATTACGTGAGAGTATCAGGCTATGCGATAACGGATGAGCCTGGTGGTACAGTTAGCTTTCGAATGGGAGAGGGGTTAATTGGTCAGGCTGCTTTTGATAAAAGAATCTTCCTTATTGACGATATGCCAGAGGAACACTTTAAAGTGACCTCAGGACTAGGTGAATCTTCTCCGCGACATTTATTAATTGCCCCGATAATTGTCGATGGGCAGGTCGAGGCCGTTATCGAACTTGCAGCACTTCAGCCATTTTTATCCCATCACCTTACTTTACTGGATGAGCTTCAGGATAAGTTTGGTTCAGCTATTATCAATGTGAACGGGCGGATGGAAGTGGAAAGGTTGTTAGCAGAATCTCAACAACTCACCGAGGAACTGCAGGTGCAATCAGAGGAATTACAAGCACAAGCTGAAGAATTGCAGATGCAGCAAGATCAGCTCAGCCTCACAAATGAACTTTTAGAAGAGCAGAAGCAATTTGCTGAGCAACGGGCTTATGATCTCAAAATGACGAAAGACGAACTAGAGGAATACTCATTGAAGCTGGAGAAAAGTTCACAATACAAATCTGATTTCCTCGCAAATATGTCTCATGAGCTTCGGACGCCATTAAACAGTATTATTATTTTGTCACAAATGCTGATGGAAAATGAAAATAATCAGGAAATGGACATGGAAGAAGTGAGGGAATATTCGAGGGTCGTCTTTACTTCTGGGAAAGATTTACTGCGGCTAATTGATGATATCTTGGATCTTTCGAAAGTCGAAGCAGGTAAAATGGAAATCTTGGCAGATGAAGTGAACGTGACAGAAATTCCGCAATTGATGAAAAACCTATTCGATCCGGTGGCAGCTAAAAAGAATGTATCGTTTGAAGTTAAAACCGACTCAGATATCCCGCCTGTCATTTTGACGGACGGAAAAAGGTTGCAGCAAATTGTGAAGAACTTATTATCCAACGCCTTCAAATTTACTAATGAAGGCTCCGTCACCTTACAAATCAGTTCTGCAGAGTCTGAAAAGGTAGAAGAATTGCTTGATCTAGATGAAGAGGTCCCAGTTTTAGCAATTTCTGTAACCGATACGGGAATTGGAATCCCACATGAAAAGCAGCAAATTATTTTTGAAGCTTTTCGACAGGTCGACGGTACCACAAACCGGCAATTTGGCGGAACTGGACTAGGGTTATCCATTTGCCGCGAATTTATCCGTTTGCTCGGAGGTACCATCGAATTACAAAGTGAGCCTGGTAAGGGAAGTACATTTACCGTATATGTACCAAGTATGACGCAGGAACTCGAGGCTCAGGCTCAAGAAGAAGTTTTGGCGTTGGAAGAAGCGGCGGCAACCACCACGAGTGAGATGGAAAAGAGGATAGAATCTACGAGAGAGGAAGAAGTGGAATCGTCATCGGTGGAAGAAGTGGAAGAAGTTGAAGACGGAAGTTTTGATGAACAGCTGTTTAAAGGGAAGAAAGTGCTTCTAGTCGAGGATGATGGCCGAAACATATTGGCACTTGTAAAAGTTCTAGAGAAAAAAGGAATGAAGATTGTCATAGCCAAGAACGGGCAACAGGCAATCGATACGTTACAGGAATCCTCCGATTTTGACATGATTTTCATGGATATCATGATGCCAGTCATGGGAGGGTATGAGGCGATGCAAATCATCCGAAATGACCTTCAAATGCACAGCATTCCAATTATTGCTTTGACCGCCAAAGCCATGAAGGGAGAGCGCGACAAGTGTATCGAAGCAGGAGCTTCTGATTATATTACGAAGCCATTAGATATGGATCAGCTATTCTCGTTGATGCGAGTGTGGCTGACGGAGCAGGTGAATCGAGATGAATAA
- a CDS encoding CBS domain-containing protein — MRNRKGGKSMNVAEVMTTDVDSCRPESTFTEVAMKMRDLDVGVVPICEDEKLVGIVTDRDLVVRGLANDLSSESTVSVLLTDNVVKGSKDMSVEEAARIMSEHQIRRLPIVEGDKLVGIVSLGDLAVNTQSSDEAGQALEDISYPAEPRNSSVN; from the coding sequence ATGAGAAATCGTAAAGGAGGAAAGAGCATGAATGTAGCTGAAGTAATGACAACCGATGTTGATAGCTGTAGGCCAGAGAGTACCTTTACAGAAGTAGCCATGAAAATGAGGGATCTTGACGTTGGGGTCGTTCCAATTTGCGAAGATGAAAAGTTAGTTGGAATTGTAACCGACCGGGATTTAGTTGTTCGGGGATTAGCTAATGATCTTTCAAGTGAATCTACGGTTTCTGTACTATTAACTGACAATGTTGTAAAAGGCAGCAAAGATATGTCAGTGGAAGAAGCTGCAAGAATCATGTCGGAGCACCAAATTCGCCGTCTTCCTATTGTAGAAGGGGATAAATTGGTAGGAATCGTCTCCCTAGGTGATTTAGCGGTAAATACTCAGTCGAGTGACGAAGCAGGACAAGCCCTTGAGGATATTTCGTATCCTGCCGAACCTAGAAATTCCTCCGTTAATTAG
- a CDS encoding protein-glutamate O-methyltransferase CheR — translation MNNKPVQPSYDFLSETEEFEQDELQEVEINLLLEGLYQMYGYDFRGYVRSSLRRRILNRMKRERLPTITALLEKVLHEQGYLERLLNDLSIQMTEMYRDPSFFAAFRNEVVPLVRDLPEIRIWHAGCATGEEVYSMAILMLEEGLADKTRIYATDINEKALNAAKKGAFPLKKMQQYTKNYLKAGGKKAFSEYYTTNYQFAYFHTFLSDNLIFEQHNLVSDSSFNEFHVILCRNVMIYFDKELQLHVHRLFYNSLADKGFIGLGSKESMLCIPNNLKYEEFNPHEHIYRKM, via the coding sequence ATGAATAACAAACCCGTTCAACCTTCTTACGATTTTCTATCAGAGACAGAGGAATTTGAACAGGACGAGCTTCAAGAAGTCGAAATTAATTTGTTGCTTGAGGGTTTATATCAAATGTATGGATATGATTTCCGGGGCTATGTGCGTTCATCCTTGCGTAGAAGAATTTTGAACCGCATGAAGCGGGAGAGACTTCCGACGATTACCGCTCTGTTGGAAAAAGTGCTTCACGAGCAAGGGTATCTGGAACGATTATTGAATGATCTTTCCATCCAGATGACGGAAATGTATCGAGATCCTAGTTTCTTTGCTGCCTTTCGTAACGAAGTGGTCCCTCTTGTTAGGGACCTTCCTGAAATTCGGATTTGGCATGCGGGTTGTGCGACCGGGGAAGAAGTCTATTCTATGGCCATCCTTATGCTTGAGGAGGGACTCGCGGACAAGACTAGAATTTACGCAACGGATATTAATGAAAAAGCCCTTAACGCTGCGAAAAAGGGAGCGTTTCCACTTAAGAAAATGCAGCAGTATACGAAAAATTACTTGAAAGCCGGCGGGAAAAAGGCTTTTTCTGAGTACTATACGACCAATTATCAGTTTGCGTATTTTCATACATTCCTGAGCGACAATCTCATTTTTGAACAACATAATCTAGTGTCAGACAGTTCGTTTAATGAGTTCCATGTCATCCTGTGCCGAAATGTCATGATCTATTTTGACAAAGAACTACAACTGCACGTCCACCGCTTATTTTATAACAGCCTAGCTGACAAAGGGTTCATCGGACTCGGAAGCAAAGAATCCATGCTCTGCATCCCAAACAACCTAAAATACGAAGAATTCAACCCACACGAACACATCTACCGAAAAATGTGA
- a CDS encoding OsmC family protein, with protein sequence MADMNINVDAVWNGGVEGNGSLKAEYLDTKIAIPTSLGGSGNGANPKEVLVAAVTTCYTAILTSVLEKKELPVDELKVNTEATISNDGFEIIHYPEVILSADASDEQVQTAQRATEEAEEVCEVGNMLKKADVEIKVLGKVLMD encoded by the coding sequence ATGGCTGATATGAACATAAATGTGGATGCAGTTTGGAATGGTGGGGTAGAAGGAAATGGATCTCTTAAAGCGGAGTATCTGGATACGAAAATCGCCATACCTACGTCTTTAGGGGGGAGTGGCAATGGAGCGAATCCAAAAGAGGTTCTCGTTGCTGCAGTAACAACTTGTTATACAGCCATCCTTACATCTGTACTTGAAAAAAAAGAACTGCCTGTAGATGAACTAAAGGTGAATACAGAGGCAACGATATCAAATGATGGATTTGAAATTATCCACTATCCAGAGGTCATTTTATCGGCTGATGCATCAGATGAACAAGTTCAGACTGCGCAAAGAGCGACAGAAGAAGCAGAAGAAGTGTGTGAAGTCGGAAATATGCTGAAAAAAGCAGATGTTGAAATTAAAGTTCTCGGTAAGGTTTTAATGGACTAG
- a CDS encoding YsnF/AvaK domain-containing protein, which produces MSIEKRIVGTFSSEQEVLYAIEGLKHQGYRETDMMVVAENRSSIPTVTSHTGVMVEADMQANTTLAGVMMNSYLTMMTGGMSGTKTKPLSRRLLERGLPEYTAKLCEAEINNGKIILLVDTNGVHEKTVYQEHYESETPRAVRLREEQLDIVKERVQVGELQVRKEVVEEQRTVNVPLLREEVYVERRPVIDGKVDGSPFTGDEIIRIPIIEERVEVMKRPVVVEEVIVGKRKIQETKQVQDRIKKEEARIERAVPSARVAEKSLYQYENSMENSDIVIVEGNPDIENVMAEVDKEETRAKRTGSLNITPEYNQQAASASNKNETSEAQTDTPVSKADENKSSAETPTAAKKEATQNNANPSVEKENKNNKNQKGQNK; this is translated from the coding sequence ATGAGTATCGAAAAAAGAATCGTTGGAACATTTAGCTCAGAGCAAGAAGTCTTGTATGCAATCGAAGGGTTGAAACACCAAGGGTATCGTGAAACAGATATGATGGTAGTTGCGGAAAATAGAAGTTCGATTCCAACAGTCACTTCTCATACCGGTGTGATGGTAGAAGCAGACATGCAAGCGAACACCACTTTAGCAGGCGTTATGATGAACAGCTATTTGACCATGATGACCGGAGGAATGAGCGGTACAAAGACTAAACCTCTGTCCCGTAGACTTTTGGAAAGAGGCCTACCGGAATATACGGCAAAACTGTGTGAAGCGGAAATAAATAACGGTAAAATCATTTTGTTAGTTGATACGAATGGAGTTCATGAAAAAACGGTTTATCAAGAACATTATGAGAGTGAAACACCAAGAGCTGTCCGCCTCCGTGAAGAACAACTTGATATCGTAAAAGAGCGTGTCCAAGTCGGAGAATTACAAGTTCGTAAAGAAGTAGTAGAAGAACAACGAACGGTCAATGTTCCCCTGCTTCGAGAGGAAGTATATGTAGAGCGCCGTCCTGTGATTGATGGAAAAGTTGATGGCAGCCCGTTTACAGGGGATGAAATCATTCGTATCCCTATTATCGAGGAAAGAGTAGAAGTAATGAAAAGACCGGTAGTCGTTGAAGAAGTTATTGTAGGGAAGCGAAAAATTCAAGAGACAAAGCAAGTACAGGATCGCATTAAAAAAGAAGAAGCGCGAATTGAGCGTGCGGTCCCTTCTGCAAGAGTTGCAGAGAAATCTCTCTACCAATATGAAAATAGTATGGAAAATTCCGATATTGTCATTGTTGAAGGAAACCCTGATATCGAGAACGTCATGGCAGAGGTGGATAAGGAAGAAACCCGTGCAAAACGGACAGGCTCCCTTAATATAACTCCAGAATATAATCAACAAGCGGCATCGGCTAGTAACAAGAATGAAACGAGCGAGGCACAAACAGATACTCCTGTTTCAAAGGCAGATGAAAATAAAAGCTCTGCAGAAACTCCAACAGCTGCGAAAAAGGAAGCAACTCAAAATAATGCTAATCCTTCTGTTGAAAAAGAAAACAAAAACAATAAAAATCAAAAAGGTCAAAACAAATAA
- a CDS encoding carbonic anhydrase family protein, which yields MKKKLVYLFFAVSLSFLIGACSSQDSKTVASLEEKTSNVKEEASTVMNENETEETEITQVAQWSYNGDTGPEHWGMLDKANLACADGSEQSPLNIEFAQVKGNEKLEEIQIQYEPTTFSLLNNGSTVQANATTDSSRINIEGKEYKLAQFHFHTPSEHQFNGQNYDMELHLVHQDANGKLAVIGLMIKEGEENENLASVWELLPNEETEKEISVKEPIDVQALLPQDQTTFQYNGSLTTPPCTEEVKWIVFEQPIEMSKMQIQAFKEIFPDNHRPVQPLNSREITSSQ from the coding sequence ATGAAGAAGAAACTCGTTTATCTATTTTTTGCTGTATCTTTAAGTTTTTTAATAGGAGCTTGTTCGTCTCAAGACTCGAAAACAGTAGCCTCACTAGAAGAAAAGACAAGTAATGTGAAAGAGGAAGCATCCACTGTGATGAACGAAAATGAAACAGAGGAGACGGAAATTACCCAGGTTGCTCAGTGGTCTTATAATGGGGATACAGGACCTGAACACTGGGGAATGCTAGACAAAGCCAACTTAGCTTGTGCCGATGGAAGTGAGCAATCACCTCTAAATATTGAATTTGCCCAAGTAAAAGGAAATGAAAAACTGGAGGAAATTCAGATTCAATATGAGCCAACAACCTTTTCACTTTTAAACAACGGCAGCACGGTTCAAGCGAATGCAACAACAGATAGCAGCCGCATTAATATTGAAGGAAAGGAATACAAGCTTGCTCAATTTCATTTCCACACTCCAAGTGAACATCAATTTAACGGCCAGAATTATGATATGGAGTTACACCTTGTCCATCAAGATGCGAACGGAAAACTTGCCGTCATTGGATTGATGATTAAAGAAGGAGAAGAAAATGAAAATCTAGCATCTGTTTGGGAATTATTACCGAACGAAGAAACGGAAAAAGAGATTTCTGTAAAGGAACCAATTGATGTACAAGCTTTACTGCCCCAAGATCAAACAACATTCCAATATAACGGTTCGTTAACGACGCCTCCTTGTACAGAAGAAGTAAAATGGATCGTTTTTGAACAACCGATTGAAATGTCAAAAATGCAAATTCAAGCATTCAAAGAAATTTTCCCTGACAACCATCGTCCCGTTCAACCTTTAAATAGCCGAGAAATTACCTCGTCACAGTGA
- a CDS encoding Dps family protein: MAYTKEKNAQVTETLNTQVANLSVLYMKLHNYHWYVKGKNFFTLHTKFEELYTETAAHLDTIAERMLSIGASPTATLKEHLELASIKEAKGNESAQEMVQALSDDFHTICNELTDGITLAEDKDDQPTADLFIAIRTSLEKHRWMLEACLAE, from the coding sequence ATGGCATATACGAAAGAAAAAAACGCTCAAGTAACAGAGACACTCAATACTCAAGTGGCGAACCTCTCCGTCCTTTATATGAAATTACACAATTATCATTGGTATGTAAAGGGAAAGAACTTCTTTACCTTACATACTAAGTTTGAAGAATTATACACGGAAACGGCTGCACACTTAGATACAATCGCCGAGAGAATGCTCTCAATAGGTGCTTCACCAACAGCGACATTAAAAGAACATTTAGAGCTTGCTTCCATTAAAGAAGCGAAAGGCAATGAAAGTGCGCAGGAAATGGTTCAAGCGCTATCTGATGATTTCCATACGATCTGTAACGAACTTACAGACGGCATTACTTTAGCCGAAGACAAGGATGACCAACCGACCGCTGATTTATTCATTGCTATTCGTACTTCATTAGAAAAGCACAGATGGATGCTCGAAGCCTGTCTAGCAGAATAA
- a CDS encoding IDEAL domain-containing protein produces the protein MSRLLCEFCGNDNFKMLNEDKALCKYCYRFTNLSVDHKEELEMSEKNIELVHKRQASAITKISLLKRAIDESLDKRDKNEFYSLTFKLKYYQQFLQPKENQIPVNSQEELKQTR, from the coding sequence ATGAGTAGACTATTATGTGAGTTTTGCGGAAACGATAATTTTAAAATGTTAAATGAAGACAAGGCACTATGCAAATACTGCTACCGATTTACCAATTTAAGCGTCGATCATAAAGAAGAGTTAGAAATGTCTGAAAAAAATATCGAACTTGTTCATAAGCGGCAGGCCTCAGCAATCACTAAAATCAGTTTATTAAAACGGGCCATTGACGAATCTCTTGATAAACGAGATAAAAACGAATTTTATTCATTAACTTTCAAATTAAAATACTATCAGCAGTTTTTACAACCAAAGGAGAATCAGATTCCAGTAAACTCCCAAGAGGAATTGAAGCAAACAAGATAA